From one Streptomyces sp. R41 genomic stretch:
- a CDS encoding response regulator gives MISPRGHSLRIVLADDERMVRTALRVILAAEPDLEVVGEAATGAEAVSVVRELTPDVVLMDVRMPEIDGIRATEQILATLPDPPRIIVVTTFENDAYVYEALRAGASGFLLKRAEADALVQAVRLVARSDTLLFPSAVRALAREHARSRPAPPPWVAKLTVRERDVLRLMAAGLTNAEIAGRIGVGPATVKTHVAAVLAKTGTRDRTQAVIAAYEAGFMKDGG, from the coding sequence ATGATCAGCCCGCGCGGCCACTCCCTCCGCATCGTCCTCGCCGACGACGAACGCATGGTGCGCACCGCCCTGCGCGTGATCCTCGCCGCCGAGCCCGACCTGGAGGTCGTCGGCGAGGCGGCGACCGGTGCCGAGGCGGTGTCCGTCGTCCGGGAGCTCACACCGGACGTCGTCCTCATGGACGTGCGCATGCCCGAGATCGACGGCATCCGCGCCACCGAGCAGATCCTCGCGACGCTCCCCGATCCCCCGCGGATCATCGTCGTGACCACCTTCGAGAACGACGCCTACGTGTACGAGGCGCTGCGCGCCGGAGCCTCGGGGTTCCTGCTCAAACGGGCCGAAGCCGACGCGCTCGTGCAGGCCGTACGGCTGGTCGCGCGCAGCGACACGCTGCTGTTCCCGTCGGCGGTGCGGGCACTGGCCCGTGAGCACGCGCGGTCGCGGCCCGCCCCGCCGCCATGGGTGGCGAAGCTCACCGTGCGGGAGCGCGACGTACTGCGGCTGATGGCCGCGGGGCTCACGAACGCCGAGATCGCCGGGCGTATCGGGGTCGGCCCCGCGACGGTGAAGACCCACGTCGCGGCCGTCCTGGCGAAGACGGGCACCCGCGACCGCACCCAGGCGGTCATCGCCGCCTACGAAGCGGGCTTCATGAAGGACGGCGGCTGA